One Triticum dicoccoides isolate Atlit2015 ecotype Zavitan chromosome 3B, WEW_v2.0, whole genome shotgun sequence genomic window, cggagctcgggcgaggtcggggttggcgttcgggggcacgggaggggaagctagtggcggctacgggctcctggagacgtgttgagtgcggtggtgtgctcggcttcgagctgcaacggctccagccacggtggtgacgaggcacggcggcggcgagctctcgggtccggcggaaaggcggctagggtacgggaacgagcgcgaggaggagggggaatggaagagtagctcacaggggttgcgacggtggcctcggggagctcggggaggcacccgaGCCGACGAATTGACGAAGATGGCcctcggtcccgaggttgaagaagccggcggtggcgacgttgcaggggctcccgcggtgcgcttctcggcgaggaggaagaagtggtcgaggcggagctcgcaagcacagcgaggggtcgagggggagacggtggccgcggcgttacggtggcgcggctgcggctgcgctcggcgagtgagagagagaggaagcagaggagagatacaagggagagggagagagcgagggggtccaggggggtcggggcggcgccgaggagatgacgcgcggcgtcgcggtggccaggcgatgcagacgagcagggtggtggcgtggcgagctcgggcgcgcgcgccgtgtccctcctctgcctactggcgcgaggaggaaggcgacagggaagggaggcggcggtgggctgggccagcgggaggagctggccagctgggccggctacaggtaagtggcccaggtgggctgcaggtagtgtttccccccctctctctgtttttcctattttacttctgttttctatttttctgacatttgtttgatttaataaatatattaaatcatttaattttattatgccaatttttgtaggggctaatggtattattccagagctcttttataattggcataatttttggaccatatttcatatatatagaaatatctttccaatgcaaatatttatcgaattaatccaaatggccaaaataaatgtccatgagctcctaaaaatattgttttgatttttatctctgtccaatattttcagagggcaacatgagcattttcttggtccCTTTTGgggaatttttttatttgggtcattttcaaaatgattctgagggttccaccaatcctcatttcaaatttaaatgaaatttaaacatgatgcacacatgaagctagcctagagcattaccagaagctagggatgtgacagttgtaCGCATGCGTACTGTATGAAGTAGTAATGGAGTTATGTGTTTTTAGGGTGGTGGTTGATAATGAAGTTGTCGAGGCTCCCATTCCTGCGTCTTTTTATCAACCATCAGTAATAGTGCCGAAACTGGGCCAGCTCTTCAAAGAAGATGTAGACGGATATGCGTTTTATAATCTTTATGCTAGATTCTATGGTTTCGGGATCAGGCGCTCCAATCGTAGGGAGAGGAAGGGAGGGGTGAAAACCATGCAAGAGTTCTGTTGTGTGCGTCAGGTATGTGTTTGTAAATTGTAGTTGTTTCCAATGTATCGTATGTACTAGTTATTTATTTGCATCTACCATGTTGAACAGGGCATTGACAAAAAGGTGCAAAATGCAGCAACTAGGATAGGATGTAGAGCTATGCTTAGAATTAATCGTTCGTCAGCGAGGCATGATTGGATGGTGACAAAGTTTATCAGTGTTCATAACCACCCTCTTAAAAATAAAGTAAGTCTTACTAAGCAGTATAGGTCGCACAACTTTATAGATGAAGGCACAAAGACTATCGTTCAAGGTATGGTAGATAATGGTATGGCTCGGACAGGCATGTATGGATTGGTTTCAGGAATGCACGGAGGCCCTGGTATGGCACCTTTTAGTCGAAGGGCAATGAACAGATTAGCCTATGCTATAAGAAGAGATGAGTGTAGTGATGATGTTCAGAAAACAATTGATTACTTTAAAGAGCTACAGGCGCGAAGTGATAACTTCTACTACACCATGCAGGTGGATGGGGCCGGTAGGATAAAAAATGTCTTTTGGTCACATGCACTATCGAGGCTTAGTTTCGAGCACTTTGgcgatgttgtgacatttgatactacCTATCAGACTAATATGTATAAGATGCCGCTTGGCATTTTTGTTGGGGTGAATAATCACTTCCAAACAGTAGTATTTGGATGTTGTATGATGAGGGAGGAAACCGTCGATGCGTTCAAATGGTTATTTCAGTCTTTCAGTTGTGCAATGCATGGAAAAAGGCCGTCGGCAATTCTGACAGGTATTTGCAATGGTTAGTAAAAATCTTGTAGTATATAGTATATCTTTTTTTGACATGTTCATACATTTTTGTGTAGATAACTGTTATCAGATGGAAGTGGCAATCGCGGAGGTGTGGCCTGGTACGGTTCATAGAGTTTGCAAGTGGCATGTACTGAAGAATGCTAAAGAGAACTTTGGGAACATATATAGCAAGAGGAGCACTTTCAAGAATGAGTTTCATAGAGTTTTGAATGACCCGCAAACAATAGATGAGTTCGAGAGAGCTTGGATTGATTTAGTGAAAAGGTATGAACTGGAGTCTAGCACATACATGAAACGGATGCGGGATATGAGGACACAATGGGCTCCTGTTTACTTCAAATCACATTTTTTTGCTAAAATGTCGACCACTCAGAGAAGTGAGAGTATGAACCATGTTCTTAAGAAGTTTGTGAAGCCATCTTCTCCGATGAATGTCCTTGTCAGGAAGTATGAAAGTTTCTTTTATGACAGAATACAGGAGGAAGACGTCGAAGAGTTCCACACATCTGATGTAAGTATTTTGTTTACGCATAATGACAGTGTAATTGCCTTGATTGTAGCTATAATATAGATCACCCATGTGTTATTACTGATTTTATATTGATGACGATGCAGGATAAGGTGGTTACAGCTACGAAGTCGCCTTTGGAAAAACATGCTGCGCGTGTGTACACAAGAGGTGCTTTCAAAAGGTTCAAGGAACAGTTTGTTTGGAGTGTGTCTTATGATATAAGACCATCGTCGCAGGAGAACCATTTTTTGGTGATCCATATGGGTGATGATAAGGATAGCTGGGGCAGAAGAGAGTATGATGTTGAGGCCATCGTTGGTGAGCAAGAATTTTCGTGTGTGTGCAAACTGTTTGAGCACTTGGGGATACTCTGCCGGCACATATTGAGGGTAAGTAATAAAAGTATCGGCATCCTAAATTCTTCTGCAAATATTTTTCCTCATATGGCTGTGGTTGGTAACATTAATTTGTGTGTAGGTGATGGTGCAATTTGGAGTCAGGGAGATACCAGAAAAGTATGTTAAGAAGAGGTGGACAAAGAAAGCTAGAGAATCCATTCCAGAACATCTCAAAGGGTACGTCAATGATAATGAAGCTGCTGCATCGAGGACGTATCGACACGATCTGATGTATCAGACCGCGCTTGATATGGTTCGGATTGGGGACACAAACACTGAGACATATCAGAAGACAATGGAAGTGATGTGCAATCACCTGAAAGATTTGAAATTAATGACAGCCACGGCAGAATCAAGCACGAAGGAAACTCGACAAAGTGAAAGATTACAAGGGAAGAAACCTATTGGTAATGTGTTTGGCGATCATGATGCCCAACTGTGCAATGACAATTGCATAGATGAGTGTGAGGCTACAGAAGGCGGTGACGATGATTGGGGAGGTGAGGAAGTACAagatgaggagatggaagatggTCTTCGTGAATGTGATATACTTCCTCCTGAATTTAGAAGGGGAAGAGGAAGACCTAGGATGCGAAGGTATATGTCCAAGGGAGAAATTGCTTCAAGGCAGGGTAAGAAAGGAGCATGCTCATCAGTAAGGATCCAATTTGAAGATGGAAGTAGCTCTGGGGTTACTAGGCCAATGCAGATCAGGTACTGCGGTAGCTGTGGTCAGCAAGGACACAATAAGAGTACGTGTGGTCGCAATTCAAGTTATAAGAGAAAGTAGTGAGTGTGGTTAGTTTGGTTATGTGGCTTGCAGTACCTTTGCATATAACTAGGATTTGTTTTGGTATCTGTCGTCGGCGAATCTTGTCTTCAGAAGGATATGTACTGCTTTTTGTTTACGTACTCCTTTATTTAGAAGTTGTAAACTCTTTTTTGCTACTTGTGAAAAATAAGTCTATTTCTGCCTGTTATTAAGTATTTTGTGGTCTGGTTGGTTTTATACAGGGCTAAGTTTGCCGTGAATGACACTTATTAATTTGTTTATCTAGAGCGTGTAGTACGTGTACATACTACTAGGAGGTAGTTGGTTTGGGCATATATAGGACTGGTGTTTGGTTCGGAGGTGAGTATTTGGAGTTGCTGGAGTATCATAGTACGTAGTATTGAGTATGGTGACATGTAGTATGTAGTATGTCCGTGTAATACGTAACAAGGCGGCTAGTTTTTGGTGCCAGCTCTCAGTGATGCCATATAGAGAAGATGAGCAAGACTCATGGGGAGAAGTACTGAAGAAGCAAGCAGGGAGACCGACTTGTACTCTGCCCAATGGTTTGTAGTGaattaaaaaaattgaaataagCCCCATGTAAGGGAAAGGTAGTATGTTCTTCAGTAAATATTGAAATTAAAACAAATTGTCTACTGAGTCGGTCTACTTATTACTCGTAGCTGAGGGATGTGGTATAAATTCCTCCCGAGTGCTTTGATGTAGCGGGTGACAATTGAGATAAGCCCCATATATAGAAAAGGTAGAATATTCCATCAAATGTAGTATGTTTTCTCAAAAACAAAAAAGGTAGTACGTAATTCACTACATATTGAAATTGAAAATTTGTCTATTCAGTCGGCCTATTTATTATTCGTCGTTGCGGGATGTGGTATCAGTTCCTCCTGAGTGCTTTGATGTAGTAGTTAACACTTTCTGGGAGTATGGCCTCATTACTTGTGAATGACAGGAGGTTGGCAAGGAAGACCTTCCGCAAATCTCAAGAGTCCTGCATGTGAAATGTTGTCAAATTTGTAGAATAATGTGTTAATTTATGACGTAAGAAAATTACGTATCATTGTATTTTAGTAAGGATACTCACACTAGAGACTGGATTGACTAAGCATTTTGCATCCCAATTTCTCATGATATGCAGAACGTGGAAAGCAGTATCAATCCTGTAAAATTAACCATGATTAGGAATGCATATTTAAAGTGGTGCTCGTACATGTGTGTACTAAAAACATGCATAACCTGTTAGCAGTTGCTGGAATATTTGTTGGGAACTCATGCTGCCAGCTAGAAATATTGCGTTTCCAGTCTGGAAAAGAGATGACCATGCAATCCTGCAATGCTTTCGCAATATGATCTTTAGTCTTAGAGTGCCTAGCTTCAATGTCCTGCCCTCCTTTGCTTGTATCTCTTAAGGGGTCCATGATCTGAATCTTCTCGTTCTCCATATCAAATGCGTAGACTGAGAAATGAAACGGTTGGTGGAGAGGGATATATATCTACAAATTTGAAAACAATATGTTAGAATTTAGTTTGGAGTATCTAGGTTGTTAGTGAGGCATGGGTGGTGAATCTACCAGACGGCTTTTTGAGACGTCGTATGGTATGTGAATGTCGTTGAATAAGTAGACATGATCCTCGGGGTTCCAGTCTGCGCCACCAGCGGTTGCGTGCATCTGTTTGCATTTATCGTGATTAGTGATGAGCGTGTGCTATTGTATAGTTGAACTTCTAAATGTGACGTACCGCGAAATCTTGATTCAAGAAGTGCCTCCAGCCTAGGAAATCTGTTCCCCGAACCTGTGCACCTCATCCTCGAATAGTGCTTGGACAGCAACATTGAATGCATCATCTTGCATTTCAGCATCAAATGCGAGGGCTTCTTGTATCTGTTGCAATTTTAGAAACCTTGGGACTGGATCAGATATGTGTAGCCAAATTTTTCTGTGGAAAAAGAATAGCAGTAGTCACAGTGAGTTATAATACTTCGGACATGTATAAACAGTAAAACAAATAATACTAACCTCAGTTGGTCGGCAGCAGAAATTGAGTTTGTATATGTGAATAAATCTTCTTGTGCCTGGACATCAAGCCTGACACATTGGTACTGTTTGCAAAGAAATGGAGACTTCACCATTCTGCTTGGTTTTATTACTCGTTTTGGTACGTCTAGAAGCATATCAGATGGTACCCCAATGATTCTCCTCCTTGTTTTGGGTTGTACTTTCGGGAGACCGCATTCCTCATGGATAGAAATCCTTATTGCACTCGTCTCTTGCAGTAAAGAATGAGGCGATATGGAAGTAGGAGTAGGGTCAGGAAAATCTGAAAAATGATGACACAATGGGCGTTACTGTTTCATACATTTGTTGAATGCAAGTGAATTACTTCCTAGTTTTACCTGATTGTGGAGCTTGTTGAGGTTGATCTGGTGTATCTGACACTACGTTTGTCTCAGCTGCCATGTCAAACTGTGCCGATAAGTTTGTAGTGACTCGGGTGACTTGGTTACACACTGTGGTGTTGTCGCCGGGCTCAAGTTGACTCAATCCCATGTCAAATTTTGGTGTCTCCAAGTTAACGAGGGAGTTGAACACTCTACCAGAAACAGGAGTACAAGGGGGTGCGTGCACACATGGTCCTGACTCGTAGCGTATGCTGTGAGGACTGCGTATCTGTGTAGAAAAACGACAATCATCTAGGAGGGGCAATTATCATGGAAGGAGAGTGTAGTACCTCTCAAAAATAGTATGTAGTATCTAGGGGGAGTAGTTTGTATTAAGTAGTAAGGACTAAGTAGAATGTAGTAATTCTCGGAAGTAGTACGTTGTATGTCTTCGAAGTAGTATGTATTTCTGTTATGAGAAGAGTATGTTGACTTTTTTGAAAATAGTATGTGGTATCTACCGAAAATAGTATGTAGTATATCTCGAAACTAGTATGTAGTGCCTCTTGGAAGAAAGTAGGTAGTAACTCTCATAAATTGTACGTAAATACAACTAGTACGTAGTATAATGTAAGGAGAAAGCATTGTGTAATAGGTTTATAGTGTTTGCTTTGCTAGGTTGTAGTATCGAGTATGTAGTATCTCGCTGAACTAGTATGTAGTATATATCAAAAAAAAGTAGGTAGTATTTCTCTGAACTTGTACGTAGTATCCTTGAAAGATAATATATCATCCAATAAAGAACTAGTAGTGGAATAGTTCTGTAGTATATGATATGCTTGGTTGTAGTATGGAGTATGTAGTATGATGTACCTTTAGTTTACCATATGTCGGAAAAGGAAGTCGATTTTTCAGAATTATATCCCGTTTGATCAGGTTAC contains:
- the LOC119279745 gene encoding uncharacterized protein LOC119279745; its protein translation is MHATAGGADWNPEDHVYLFNDIHIPYDVSKSRLIYIPLHQPFHFSVYAFDMENEKIQIMDPLRDTSKGGQDIEARHSKTKDHIAKALQDCMVISFPDWKRNISSWQHEFPTNIPATANRIDTAFHVLHIMRNWDAKCLVNPVSSDS
- the LOC119279746 gene encoding uncharacterized protein LOC119279746, with translation MENIHAYNWAQFVADELRLAAASLQLKLSHGKNIGYINGCMLIPQIHYLDSLDFGKDSPPDHILPRFAAYNDAMVCNLIKRDIILKNRLPFPTYGKLKIRSPHSIRYESGPCVHAPPCTPVSGRVFNSLVNLETPKFDMGLSQLEPGDNTTVCNQVTRLRQT